One window of the Candidatus Dependentiae bacterium genome contains the following:
- the ychF gene encoding redox-regulated ATPase YchF, whose protein sequence is MQAGLVGLPNVGKSTLFNALTKSSIPAENYPFCTIDPHVAITEVPDERMNKLQSIYGSQKQIPATVQFVDIAGLVKGAASGEGLGNQFLGHIREVDLILHVLRCFEDSDIIHTGNTIDPIADYEIIVSELMLKDLDSVHKRLQKLEKEKRGLKPGSIEYKEAFGEFDLLEKVQAALDAGNATLVRDLIENATVSTIPLLAAKKFLIIANIAENELDNKAYKQNKHYLALVNKFGQDRVIPVCAKVAYELSQLSDTDAQEMMGMLDLDERSLDVIIRTTYQNLGLITFFTCGPKEIHAWPIKQGLTVKAAAGEIHSDLERGFICAEVFNCQDLFTQGSITKLKELGKVRTEGKDYLVKDGDIILVRFNV, encoded by the coding sequence ATTCAAGCAGGACTCGTCGGGTTACCAAACGTAGGTAAATCAACCCTATTTAACGCATTAACCAAATCAAGCATTCCCGCAGAAAATTATCCTTTTTGTACCATAGACCCACATGTAGCCATTACTGAAGTACCTGATGAACGTATGAACAAACTACAAAGCATCTATGGCTCACAAAAACAAATTCCTGCTACCGTACAATTTGTCGATATTGCCGGGTTAGTAAAAGGCGCCGCATCAGGCGAAGGCCTTGGTAACCAATTTTTAGGCCATATCAGAGAAGTAGACTTAATTCTTCATGTACTTCGCTGCTTTGAAGATTCTGATATCATACACACAGGTAACACTATAGACCCTATAGCTGATTATGAAATTATAGTATCTGAGCTTATGCTCAAAGATCTGGATTCGGTACACAAGCGATTGCAAAAACTAGAAAAAGAAAAACGTGGGCTCAAACCTGGATCCATAGAATATAAAGAAGCCTTTGGAGAATTCGATTTATTGGAAAAAGTACAAGCCGCACTCGATGCCGGCAATGCCACTTTGGTACGTGATCTCATTGAAAACGCAACCGTAAGCACCATCCCTCTTTTGGCTGCCAAGAAATTTTTAATCATTGCCAATATTGCTGAAAATGAACTCGATAACAAAGCATATAAACAAAACAAACATTACCTTGCCTTGGTTAATAAATTTGGCCAAGATCGTGTGATTCCAGTATGCGCAAAGGTTGCCTATGAACTCTCTCAACTGTCTGATACAGATGCGCAAGAAATGATGGGAATGCTCGACCTTGATGAGCGCAGTTTAGATGTTATTATTCGTACTACTTACCAGAATCTAGGCCTTATTACCTTTTTTACGTGCGGACCAAAAGAAATCCATGCATGGCCAATCAAGCAAGGTTTAACCGTAAAGGCTGCTGCGGGGGAAATCCACTCAGATTTGGAGCGTGGGTTCATTTGTGCTGAAGTATTCAATTGCCAAGATCTATTTACCCAAGGCAGCATAACCAAGCTTAAGGAACTAGGCAAGGTACGTACCGAAGGCAAAGATTACCTAGTCAAAGACGGTGACATTATTTTGGTACGATTTAACGTATAG
- a CDS encoding MerR family transcriptional regulator yields MKVNRKKGFFSISAVAKMFSVHQQTIRLYEKQGLITPKRSEGGTRLFSEEDIDRLENIIYLTHELGINLAGVEMVLKLKKQIKKMQDDMNKVFDQTQEQLDKDSQEAKDIIQHSRQKLLRIKQEQQALQQREDTTIEQQINTEPLDIDNWEIKYEDE; encoded by the coding sequence ATGAAAGTAAATAGAAAAAAAGGATTTTTTTCCATATCAGCGGTAGCTAAAATGTTCTCTGTTCACCAGCAAACTATTCGTTTGTATGAAAAACAGGGGCTTATAACCCCCAAACGATCTGAAGGCGGCACGCGCCTATTTTCAGAAGAAGATATTGATCGACTCGAAAACATCATCTATCTGACGCATGAACTTGGCATTAATCTGGCTGGTGTAGAGATGGTATTAAAGCTCAAAAAACAGATTAAGAAAATGCAAGATGATATGAACAAAGTGTTTGATCAAACACAAGAACAACTTGATAAAGACTCACAAGAAGCAAAAGATATTATTCAGCACAGCAGGCAAAAATTATTACGCATCAAACAAGAACAACAAGCATTGCAACAGCGTGAAGATACTACCATAGAACAACAGATTAATACCGAGCCACTCGATATTGATAATTGGGAAATAAAATACGAAGACGAATAG
- a CDS encoding zinc metalloprotease HtpX: MIFNKIKTFILLASLSGLLMLLGGLFAGQSGIQVAFIMALVFNGIAYFFSDRIVLSMYRAQPLNQEQYGWIYDIVHDLAQSMHLPMPKLWLIHNAMANAFATGRNPKHASIALTTGIIDLLDQDELRGVLAHEMAHIYNRDILISTIAATLATAIGYLANMLRWSALWGSSHDRKRNENPLGLLLVGILMPIAAMIIQLAISRSREYLADETGAHACHDPLALASALEKLHNHLPHAHLHNANGQHASTASLFIVHPFTSSSWSALFSTHPPMSSRVARLRALYEKMFPLA; this comes from the coding sequence ATGATCTTTAACAAAATAAAAACCTTCATACTGCTTGCTAGCCTGAGCGGATTGCTCATGCTTTTGGGTGGATTGTTTGCTGGGCAATCAGGCATACAAGTTGCTTTTATCATGGCATTAGTATTTAATGGCATTGCTTATTTTTTCTCTGATCGCATTGTCTTGAGTATGTACCGAGCACAACCATTAAACCAAGAACAATATGGTTGGATATACGATATCGTACATGATCTTGCTCAAAGCATGCATTTACCTATGCCAAAACTCTGGCTTATACATAATGCTATGGCAAATGCATTTGCTACTGGTCGCAATCCAAAACATGCCTCAATCGCACTCACCACTGGCATTATAGATTTGCTTGATCAAGATGAGTTGCGTGGCGTACTTGCACATGAAATGGCGCATATTTATAACCGCGACATTTTAATCAGCACTATTGCAGCTACTCTTGCAACCGCAATTGGATACCTAGCAAATATGCTCAGATGGTCTGCCCTATGGGGGTCTAGTCATGATCGCAAACGCAATGAAAATCCATTGGGGTTATTACTCGTTGGTATACTTATGCCTATTGCTGCCATGATTATACAACTTGCAATTTCACGATCTCGAGAATATTTAGCAGATGAAACTGGTGCACATGCTTGCCACGATCCCCTTGCACTTGCCAGCGCATTAGAAAAATTACATAACCACCTGCCACATGCACATTTACACAATGCGAATGGACAACATGCAAGTACTGCATCACTTTTTATTGTACACCCATTCACCAGTAGCTCATGGAGCGCATTATTCTCAACGCACCCGCCAATGAGCTCACGTGTAGCGCGGCTTCGTGCCCTTTATGAAAAAATGTTTCCACTTGCCTAA
- a CDS encoding Maf family protein, with protein MINFNNVLLLGSKSPSRQQLLRDSQIPFALIDQRADESQCDWGLSLPHVVQSIARHKMNHLILSDGKKEGEVCFVLTADTLSQSLDGTLHGKPTDRADAIAKIKDARKGARLCSAFCLEKKIWRQGTWYTQQKIEEVVHASYIFDIPDEWIDIYLERSIGMQTAGAIAVEGYGAQFLKMVDGSYPAIVGLPMFELRHALEKVGFFN; from the coding sequence ATGATTAATTTTAACAACGTATTATTACTTGGTTCTAAATCACCTTCACGTCAGCAATTATTGCGTGACAGCCAAATTCCTTTTGCTTTAATTGATCAGCGTGCAGATGAATCGCAGTGTGACTGGGGACTTTCATTACCGCACGTGGTGCAATCTATTGCACGACATAAAATGAACCACCTTATTTTATCGGATGGCAAAAAAGAAGGGGAGGTTTGTTTTGTTTTAACAGCTGATACGTTATCACAAAGTTTGGATGGTACATTGCACGGCAAACCAACTGACCGTGCAGATGCGATTGCAAAAATTAAAGATGCGCGTAAAGGTGCTCGCTTGTGTTCTGCTTTTTGTTTGGAGAAAAAAATATGGCGGCAAGGTACCTGGTATACGCAGCAGAAAATAGAAGAAGTAGTGCATGCATCATATATCTTTGATATTCCTGATGAATGGATTGATATTTATTTAGAACGATCGATTGGTATGCAAACAGCAGGTGCAATTGCAGTAGAAGGATATGGTGCACAATTCTTAAAAATGGTGGATGGATCATATCCAGCAATTGTTGGGTTGCCTATGTTTGAGTTGCGGCACGCGTTGGAAAAGGTTGGCTTTTTTAATTAA
- a CDS encoding ankyrin repeat domain-containing protein — MVKKIFTIIMLLANVAYMNCMQKEQVEKAQEELREHIKDLPQDMQAEIATYKLKNLLNNYAEDISEKAPGFVYTEAFRGMVPAALLLIQAGANPNVQNKFGYTLLQLSIQYNAYETLKYLLKYRGINPNIQDNDGDTALHILTNKINYSLMAFGEFFQDENDLLDMLIAAGARKDIENNQGKTPYDIINDTLQLNIYDRIPQQQAQQNKQRVLELLKPDNQ; from the coding sequence ATGGTGAAAAAAATTTTTACTATCATAATGTTATTAGCAAATGTGGCATACATGAATTGTATGCAAAAGGAACAAGTGGAAAAAGCGCAAGAAGAGTTGAGGGAGCATATTAAGGATCTGCCGCAAGATATGCAGGCAGAGATTGCTACCTACAAACTAAAGAATTTATTGAATAATTATGCGGAAGATATTTCAGAAAAAGCTCCTGGTTTTGTATATACAGAGGCGTTTAGAGGTATGGTACCCGCTGCATTGTTATTAATACAAGCAGGTGCTAATCCAAATGTACAAAATAAGTTTGGATATACATTATTACAATTATCTATCCAGTATAATGCATATGAAACGTTAAAATATTTGCTGAAGTATAGAGGAATAAACCCAAATATTCAAGATAACGATGGTGATACTGCATTGCATATCTTAACCAATAAAATTAACTATTCACTTATGGCATTTGGTGAATTTTTTCAGGATGAAAATGATTTGCTCGATATGTTAATTGCTGCCGGAGCTCGAAAGGATATAGAAAACAACCAAGGTAAGACGCCCTATGATATTATTAATGATACCCTGCAATTAAATATATATGATCGCATACCTCAACAGCAAGCACAACAAAACAAACAAAGAGTACTTGAGTTATTAAAACCTGATAACCAATAA
- a CDS encoding EndoU domain-containing protein, whose protein sequence is MNCRLKKIKYLSVLLSILTLSFNTYSMKLSDNDLSDADYSYSISDNDLTDGELSDNNYSDQDYDYNNNFYGVHPDTMELLGPPDDPEYRDDFDFPDLYPVSYPVTIDRSDLQYNNLDNDTNNSVDSWHEYQRDQNIDTARERMDQAQQEPTSPQLQSQDDQRQAAPVRSSMPLANTIRAVNQNIQSDAYQQKLADLKTSLDEKISHAWHWQKNELEKQKDFIDNLLDGTVSNLLYTIQYGSQRKAGRALRTLHNLWPWGNHLQEPSQKEQEFSRAIGSNIMQKAEACFVMREDFLKYCGAWHAIKEATGDYRVMQKKGDMKGLRAEQKYLMKQVKKCDMRDEPLLRAQIVLVDTFLHAPETQILSTIAHEKPHVAKVELEHLEAQLYDHVTKEGFESLEAAREYLIEDLGFDVLGQAHALYESRPDCQELGENSRFIPIAVQQDIISALASEQSHEAVIEEIDDLKYRVLYNADNCQYYVPLAVETQLQNSIDTLKTTKDSRQIAFHIAVMDRLLGDIHEQTALQVNQEAALLERSPELLARALEKYITHLNPITQVKSICEFWVSTAHYVCDVTLGKIYLSPEQYQQRIDSFWNTIDALSPENLAQLTAEQWVDLAAQCAADITFGMGLGKTIKYLKNIDAVARTQRQAARIAQRFKDTIEKGLKRLEHGIPIGITPEGIPLKDTGQSLFQRVKNKFIDGAAEVVSLERTTLESIVTDILSSLEKELPALRSMFDNTKKGFAEFANKYIKIDYEHILGVDILFNSKGLPKLSGMHHDFMNTIEKSGAFKFVNKVMHKSGFYKADIWVNGVKFPDKTFFPATWTRSQVVEAIYEAYDNFVKSGTRAVLENNGKYLVHGITKDGVKLRMHITKKGLITSVYPVIK, encoded by the coding sequence ATGAATTGTAGATTAAAGAAAATAAAATACTTATCCGTATTACTGAGTATTTTAACACTTAGTTTTAATACGTACTCTATGAAATTGAGTGATAATGATTTAAGCGATGCTGATTATAGTTATAGTATTAGTGATAATGATTTGACTGATGGAGAGCTAAGCGATAACAATTACTCAGATCAAGATTATGATTACAATAATAATTTTTATGGTGTTCATCCTGATACAATGGAGCTGCTAGGCCCACCGGATGATCCAGAATACAGAGATGATTTTGATTTTCCGGATCTGTATCCGGTATCGTACCCAGTTACTATTGATCGTTCAGATCTTCAGTATAATAATTTAGATAATGATACGAATAATTCAGTAGACTCTTGGCATGAGTATCAAAGAGACCAAAACATAGATACTGCTCGAGAACGAATGGATCAAGCGCAACAAGAACCTACTAGTCCGCAGTTGCAATCGCAAGATGATCAGCGGCAAGCCGCGCCTGTTAGATCCTCTATGCCTCTTGCTAATACGATCCGAGCAGTTAATCAAAATATACAATCCGATGCATACCAACAAAAACTTGCAGACTTAAAAACTAGTCTTGATGAAAAAATAAGTCACGCATGGCATTGGCAAAAAAATGAACTTGAAAAACAAAAAGATTTTATAGATAACTTGCTCGATGGAACTGTATCTAATCTGCTATATACCATTCAATATGGTAGTCAAAGAAAAGCCGGGCGTGCTTTGCGTACCCTGCATAATTTATGGCCATGGGGTAATCATTTGCAAGAACCAAGCCAAAAAGAACAAGAATTTTCTCGTGCAATTGGCTCTAATATTATGCAAAAAGCGGAAGCTTGTTTTGTAATGCGTGAAGATTTTCTGAAATATTGTGGTGCTTGGCATGCAATAAAAGAAGCGACTGGTGATTATCGTGTCATGCAAAAAAAGGGTGACATGAAAGGTCTAAGGGCAGAGCAAAAATATCTTATGAAGCAAGTCAAAAAATGTGACATGAGAGATGAGCCATTGCTCAGGGCACAGATTGTTCTGGTAGATACTTTTTTGCATGCACCCGAAACACAAATACTATCTACGATAGCGCATGAAAAACCACATGTAGCAAAAGTAGAATTAGAACATCTTGAAGCGCAATTATATGATCATGTAACCAAAGAAGGATTTGAATCGCTAGAAGCAGCCAGAGAATATCTCATTGAAGATTTGGGTTTTGATGTTCTAGGCCAAGCTCATGCTTTGTATGAATCGCGACCGGATTGCCAAGAATTGGGAGAAAATTCCAGGTTTATACCAATCGCCGTACAGCAAGATATTATTTCTGCATTAGCTTCAGAGCAAAGCCATGAAGCAGTGATAGAAGAAATTGATGATCTGAAATATAGGGTGCTTTATAACGCAGATAATTGCCAATACTATGTCCCTTTGGCGGTTGAAACTCAGCTTCAAAATTCTATAGATACGCTTAAAACTACTAAGGATTCACGCCAGATAGCGTTTCATATTGCCGTAATGGATCGACTATTAGGTGATATTCATGAGCAAACTGCATTGCAGGTCAACCAAGAAGCTGCGCTACTCGAACGATCACCAGAACTTTTAGCTCGTGCATTAGAGAAATATATTACCCATCTGAATCCAATTACGCAGGTAAAAAGTATTTGTGAATTTTGGGTAAGTACTGCTCATTACGTATGTGATGTTACGTTGGGTAAGATATATCTTTCTCCAGAACAATATCAACAGCGCATTGATAGCTTTTGGAATACCATCGATGCATTATCGCCGGAAAACTTAGCACAGCTCACTGCTGAACAATGGGTGGACTTGGCAGCACAATGTGCAGCAGATATTACCTTTGGCATGGGGCTGGGCAAAACAATAAAATATCTGAAGAATATTGATGCTGTTGCTAGAACTCAACGGCAAGCTGCACGAATAGCGCAGAGGTTTAAAGATACAATAGAAAAAGGACTCAAGCGATTAGAACATGGTATCCCTATTGGAATAACACCCGAAGGTATACCTCTGAAAGATACAGGTCAATCATTATTTCAACGAGTGAAAAATAAGTTTATTGACGGTGCTGCGGAAGTAGTTTCACTAGAACGAACAACATTAGAGTCTATAGTTACAGATATATTATCAAGCTTAGAAAAAGAGTTACCTGCATTGCGTAGTATGTTTGATAACACAAAAAAAGGCTTTGCTGAATTTGCAAATAAATATATCAAAATTGATTATGAACATATTTTGGGAGTTGATATATTATTTAATTCTAAGGGACTGCCTAAATTAAGTGGGATGCACCATGATTTTATGAATACTATTGAAAAAAGTGGGGCTTTCAAATTTGTTAACAAAGTTATGCATAAGAGTGGTTTTTACAAAGCTGATATCTGGGTAAATGGTGTAAAATTTCCTGACAAAACATTTTTCCCAGCAACCTGGACTAGAAGTCAGGTGGTTGAAGCAATTTATGAGGCATATGATAATTTTGTAAAAAGTGGTACAAGGGCTGTTTTAGAAAACAATGGAAAATATCTAGTTCACGGAATTACAAAAGATGGTGTTAAGCTAAGGATGCATATAACAAAAAAAGGATTAATAACTTCAGTTTATCCTGTTATTAAGTAA
- a CDS encoding ATP-binding protein: MLQKKFFIWLTLVLCLPAHTVPSDAQNNQNQLPRHVDVSAPSSKSKRKTRLKPYHNPNPDNNNQIPGKQENAAPVPPQKPMPDWLIRASIKNAPPLLKGIVFYLGSLPDCALVPSFHRLILVGPPGTGKTTLARSLAHMLGYSSVYIAASQLLGKYRNETAVNIRNFFNTFTKDHTKKIIIIDELHKLFEHYAQEKTDHSENAAAFWLELDRLEKNNPNIIVIGTANDASKLPAEIKSRFHGKIITMPLPDKQQKIEAFKNIINHDDSVMFDDSIDDTFITSIITRWHDCSLRDVQLLVDTAKMFKYAEIGFSYNYHVTLSRIHFDLALMQLRSETENFSESFADKIYPTVKKWGLFVSVALNCIALAKIMSKVVGNVQPHMAHA; encoded by the coding sequence ATGCTACAAAAGAAGTTTTTTATATGGTTAACTTTAGTTCTTTGTTTACCTGCCCACACAGTTCCATCTGATGCACAAAACAATCAGAATCAGCTCCCTCGTCATGTAGATGTTAGTGCACCAAGTTCAAAAAGTAAACGTAAGACACGGTTAAAGCCATATCATAATCCTAATCCAGACAACAATAATCAGATACCTGGTAAGCAAGAGAATGCAGCTCCAGTACCACCACAAAAACCGATGCCTGATTGGTTAATACGTGCCAGTATTAAAAATGCACCTCCACTTTTAAAAGGTATTGTTTTTTATTTGGGTTCATTGCCTGATTGCGCTTTGGTACCATCATTTCATCGTCTTATTCTGGTAGGTCCACCGGGTACAGGTAAAACGACTTTAGCTCGCTCATTAGCGCATATGCTTGGATATTCGTCGGTGTATATTGCGGCTTCTCAGCTACTTGGTAAATATCGCAATGAAACTGCAGTTAATATACGAAATTTCTTTAACACTTTTACCAAAGACCATACAAAAAAAATTATTATTATTGACGAACTGCATAAGTTGTTTGAGCATTATGCGCAAGAAAAGACTGATCACTCTGAAAATGCTGCAGCGTTTTGGTTGGAGCTTGATAGATTAGAAAAAAACAACCCAAATATAATAGTAATTGGTACAGCAAATGATGCAAGTAAGCTGCCAGCAGAAATAAAAAGTCGTTTTCATGGCAAAATTATTACCATGCCATTACCTGATAAACAGCAAAAGATAGAAGCGTTTAAAAATATTATTAATCATGATGATTCTGTTATGTTTGATGATTCTATAGATGATACATTTATCACAAGTATTATTACGCGATGGCATGATTGTTCATTACGCGATGTGCAGTTACTTGTTGATACGGCAAAAATGTTCAAATATGCAGAGATTGGTTTTTCTTACAACTACCATGTCACATTAAGTCGTATTCATTTTGATTTGGCGTTAATGCAATTACGCAGTGAAACAGAGAATTTTTCAGAAAGTTTTGCCGACAAAATATATCCAACTGTCAAAAAATGGGGATTATTTGTTTCAGTCGCACTCAATTGCATTGCTTTAGCAAAGATAATGTCTAAAGTTGTTGGCAACGTGCAGCCCCATATGGCGCATGCTTAA
- a CDS encoding ATP-binding protein, whose amino-acid sequence MKIIQKLSIFFLLSVVVLPSYSMEKPSEDQKRGFRQDQSKGKGKGKYRENMDQSNSTSQDSRKTSMRPFHKPTTSGSKDSSSPNPDLYTINFTDDLIKEMKQVAKNVPEDAKNIINHLEDPTFLRDGYYRYATFVGEPGTGKSTQAKFIAYKLSKIGWQHRFISSGELLEDTRNRTLVRLRNMLHELISSDIPFIFIIDELNELLENTESAHYDTSATAKFLWPFLDAQDNNHNFFFIGTMNRDSKLPHAFKNRVCLRRIKFHLFTDIATKNAAFRSKFDEYIKFDQDIDDQYLDAQLQKIGTCSGRDLREFSSLLRRIFRRYDKKSPIFLINKKYLEEGINEYIENRDDIQHDDREETEATIRERHYVQEKIEKLLEKLGEERVYCVRLPNGNPQSGKQYIISLIESGNINTIYDLVSNKNKDQDCRYIIEQMLILFTDEQTKIAEDLLQNIIRKRKRALEAYKVQPQNNEGCSIL is encoded by the coding sequence ATGAAAATTATACAAAAATTGTCTATTTTTTTTCTTTTATCAGTAGTTGTATTACCATCCTATTCAATGGAAAAACCATCAGAAGACCAGAAAAGGGGTTTTCGGCAAGACCAGTCAAAGGGTAAAGGTAAGGGTAAATATAGAGAAAACATGGATCAATCGAACTCTACTTCTCAAGATTCCCGCAAAACTTCAATGAGGCCCTTTCATAAACCAACCACCTCAGGTTCTAAAGATTCCTCTTCACCTAACCCTGATCTATATACCATTAATTTTACTGATGATCTTATCAAGGAGATGAAGCAGGTTGCCAAAAATGTACCTGAAGATGCCAAGAATATTATCAATCACCTGGAAGACCCTACATTTTTACGTGATGGGTATTATCGCTATGCAACCTTTGTGGGAGAGCCAGGGACAGGTAAATCTACTCAGGCGAAGTTTATTGCATACAAATTAAGCAAGATAGGTTGGCAGCATAGATTCATTTCTAGTGGTGAACTTTTAGAAGATACACGGAATAGAACATTAGTACGTTTGCGCAATATGTTACACGAGCTTATCAGTAGTGATATTCCTTTTATTTTCATCATTGATGAGCTTAACGAATTATTAGAAAACACAGAAAGTGCTCATTACGATACCAGTGCGACGGCTAAGTTTTTGTGGCCATTTCTTGATGCTCAAGATAATAATCATAATTTCTTTTTTATAGGTACTATGAACAGAGACTCAAAATTACCTCATGCATTTAAAAATAGAGTTTGTTTACGTCGTATTAAATTTCATCTGTTTACTGATATAGCAACAAAAAATGCGGCTTTTCGTAGTAAATTCGATGAATATATAAAATTTGATCAGGATATTGATGATCAGTATTTGGATGCCCAGCTACAAAAGATAGGTACATGTAGTGGGCGTGATTTGCGTGAATTTTCTTCATTACTTAGAAGAATATTCCGTAGGTATGATAAGAAAAGCCCTATATTTCTTATTAATAAAAAATACCTAGAGGAAGGCATAAATGAATATATTGAAAATCGTGATGATATTCAGCATGATGACCGTGAAGAAACAGAAGCAACAATTCGCGAACGTCATTATGTGCAAGAAAAGATAGAAAAATTATTAGAAAAGCTTGGTGAAGAAAGAGTTTATTGTGTAAGATTGCCTAACGGTAATCCTCAATCTGGGAAACAATACATTATTAGTCTAATAGAAAGCGGTAATATAAATACTATTTATGATTTGGTGAGTAACAAAAATAAGGATCAGGATTGTAGGTATATTATTGAACAAATGTTGATACTTTTTACTGATGAACAAACAAAAATCGCTGAAGATTTGTTGCAAAATATTATTAGAAAAAGAAAGCGGGCATTAGAGGCATATAAAGTTCAGCCGCAAAATAATGAGGGTTGTTCTATTCTGTAG
- the spoVG gene encoding septation regulator SpoVG, which translates to MEITEVKVFPAKDNGRLKAYATVVFDACFIVRDLKIIEGHKGLFVSMPSRKRKDGTFRDIVHPLNADTRSRIEGRVIEEYNKVKDEIGAGTYQVPLED; encoded by the coding sequence ATGGAAATAACAGAAGTCAAAGTTTTTCCAGCAAAGGACAACGGGCGTTTGAAGGCGTATGCAACAGTAGTTTTTGACGCTTGTTTTATTGTCCGAGATTTGAAGATTATTGAAGGTCACAAAGGTTTATTTGTATCGATGCCTTCACGTAAGCGCAAAGATGGTACCTTCAGAGATATAGTTCATCCACTTAATGCAGATACGCGTAGCAGAATTGAAGGCCGCGTGATAGAAGAGTACAACAAGGTAAAAGACGAAATTGGTGCAGGGACTTACCAAGTACCATTGGAAGACTAG
- the rsmH gene encoding 16S rRNA (cytosine(1402)-N(4))-methyltransferase RsmH — MHEINKPSIHKTVLVQEVLAYLDPQPDKVYVDVTFGGGGHTRAILQHEPRCKVIGIDWDAQSLETYGPSMQEEFGDRFSYIWGNFGHIYRLLKKVGIKKVDGILADFGTSQIQIIERAGFSIYRDTPLDMRMSAGHQRTTAEYVVNKEPEEKLADIFFHYGEERQAKKIARLIVQERKLKKITTTKQLAELIERILPKHPGIKIHPATKVFQALRIYVNRELDNIISFLAAAPTLITPGGRLVCISFHSLEDRLVKQTFKEYEDLGKAKVLTKKVVAATQEEVQRNPSSRSAKLRAIQVL; from the coding sequence ATGCATGAAATAAATAAACCCTCGATTCACAAAACAGTCTTAGTACAAGAAGTGCTTGCGTATCTTGATCCACAGCCGGACAAGGTATATGTGGATGTTACATTTGGTGGCGGTGGCCACACGCGTGCTATTTTGCAGCATGAACCACGTTGCAAGGTTATTGGCATTGATTGGGATGCTCAGTCGTTAGAAACCTATGGCCCATCTATGCAAGAAGAGTTTGGTGATCGCTTTTCATATATATGGGGAAATTTTGGCCATATATATAGGTTGCTCAAAAAGGTTGGTATAAAGAAGGTTGATGGTATTTTAGCAGATTTTGGAACATCACAAATTCAAATTATTGAGCGTGCAGGGTTTTCTATCTATCGTGACACACCATTGGATATGCGCATGTCTGCTGGTCATCAGAGGACTACTGCTGAATATGTAGTCAACAAAGAACCAGAAGAAAAATTAGCGGATATCTTTTTCCACTACGGAGAAGAGCGTCAAGCAAAAAAAATTGCACGACTTATTGTGCAAGAGCGTAAATTGAAAAAAATTACTACGACCAAACAACTTGCTGAGCTGATTGAACGTATATTGCCCAAGCATCCTGGCATTAAAATACATCCTGCTACCAAGGTATTCCAGGCGTTGCGTATTTATGTAAACCGTGAACTCGATAATATTATATCATTTTTGGCAGCAGCACCGACGCTTATTACGCCGGGTGGTAGGCTTGTATGTATCAGTTTTCACTCGCTCGAAGACCGTTTAGTCAAACAGACATTCAAGGAATATGAAGACCTGGGAAAAGCAAAAGTTTTGACCAAAAAGGTAGTAGCTGCTACGCAAGAAGAAGTACAGAGAAATCCTTCCTCGCGGTCGGCAAAATTACGGGCCATTCAGGTGTTATAA